One window from the genome of Leptospira broomii serovar Hurstbridge str. 5399 encodes:
- a CDS encoding alpha/beta hydrolase, translated as MKEVPKEFLSNGTICRGTLYLPDIKKPPVIVMGHGIGAERRFRLPDYAKKFCETGFAVFLFDYRNFGESEGLPRNLINPYRHVHDFLEAIRFVKSLQEVDGEKLGIWGTSFGGGHVLVVGAKSSDVKAVVSQVPFVDGISTTNSFPISYQILGLLHGLSDVIKSLLFLSPHTVPIVAHPGTFALMNTDDSYFGYTRLIEKGANWVNEAPARICLLLPTYRPTAYAKKIKAPVLMQIAQKDSLIPYQAAIKTSRKIARCKMTLLDMGHFEPYFGNLFEQTIREQIEFFKETLI; from the coding sequence ATGAAAGAAGTACCTAAAGAATTTTTAAGCAACGGGACGATTTGCCGGGGAACGCTATATCTGCCCGATATTAAGAAACCTCCTGTCATTGTCATGGGTCATGGAATCGGGGCCGAGCGGAGGTTTCGCTTACCCGACTACGCTAAAAAGTTTTGCGAAACAGGGTTTGCCGTTTTTCTATTCGATTATCGAAATTTCGGCGAAAGTGAAGGACTTCCCAGGAATCTTATAAACCCGTATCGACATGTGCACGATTTTTTAGAAGCGATCCGATTCGTAAAATCGTTGCAGGAAGTGGATGGAGAAAAATTGGGGATTTGGGGAACTTCCTTTGGTGGAGGTCACGTGTTAGTGGTCGGGGCAAAGAGTTCGGACGTGAAGGCGGTCGTTTCTCAGGTTCCTTTCGTCGATGGAATCTCAACAACCAACTCTTTTCCGATTTCCTATCAAATATTAGGATTATTGCATGGATTATCCGATGTAATTAAGTCTTTATTATTCCTTTCTCCGCATACGGTTCCCATCGTCGCGCATCCGGGAACGTTTGCATTAATGAATACGGATGATTCCTATTTTGGCTATACTCGTTTAATAGAGAAGGGTGCAAATTGGGTAAATGAAGCTCCGGCAAGGATCTGTCTACTTTTACCGACGTATCGTCCGACTGCCTACGCGAAGAAAATCAAAGCTCCCGTTTTGATGCAGATTGCCCAAAAAGATTCGCTGATACCCTATCAGGCCGCTATCAAGACGAGCCGGAAAATCGCCCGATGCAAAATGACTCTCTTGGATATGGGCCATTTTGAACCGTATTTCGGGAATTTGTTCGAGCAAACGATTCGCGAACAAATCGAATTCTTTAAGGAAACTCTAATATAA
- a CDS encoding TPM domain-containing protein: MTKNTSRFLSHARAGILDSFGIGSHDSLRFTLLRKYLSKEDLKELKSMIAYSESQHRGELRLAIETKLPLLQVWSGKTARIRAVEMFSFLRVWDTEENTGILIYLLLAEKKIVLLADRGIYKKIGQDNLDSIANEISEGFKESKYKKSLANGIQKLTEILKKHFPAQGENPNELPDEPYIV, from the coding sequence ATGACTAAAAATACGTCTCGTTTTCTTTCACATGCTAGAGCAGGAATCTTAGATTCCTTCGGAATCGGCTCTCATGATTCATTAAGATTTACTTTATTAAGAAAATATCTTAGCAAAGAGGATCTAAAAGAATTGAAGTCGATGATCGCATACTCGGAATCACAACACAGAGGGGAATTAAGATTGGCGATCGAGACTAAACTTCCCCTATTACAAGTCTGGTCGGGAAAAACGGCTCGAATCAGAGCGGTAGAAATGTTTTCTTTTCTGCGAGTCTGGGATACCGAAGAAAATACGGGTATTTTAATCTATTTACTTTTGGCCGAGAAAAAAATCGTTTTGTTAGCCGATAGGGGTATCTATAAGAAAATTGGGCAAGACAATCTGGATTCCATCGCAAATGAAATAAGCGAAGGCTTTAAAGAATCGAAATATAAGAAAAGCCTGGCTAATGGTATTCAAAAACTTACGGAGATTCTTAAGAAGCATTTCCCGGCCCAGGGAGAAAATCCGAACGAACTTCCCGATGAACCGTATATTGTCTAA
- a CDS encoding SufE family protein, whose protein sequence is MSNLEETQQEIIKEFSECLDWEERYQLLIEIGDTLAPLPQEQHTEDKLVPGCQSRVWIVSQEKDNKLFFSADSDSAITKGMIALLLRVFSGRTREEIRSASLDFLKEIGLDKHLSMSRRNGLYSMVNRIKNL, encoded by the coding sequence ATGTCGAACTTGGAAGAAACCCAGCAAGAAATTATAAAGGAATTTTCCGAATGTTTAGATTGGGAGGAACGGTATCAGCTCTTGATCGAAATCGGAGATACGCTTGCACCTTTACCTCAGGAACAGCATACCGAAGATAAATTAGTTCCAGGTTGCCAGTCGCGAGTTTGGATCGTTTCGCAGGAGAAAGACAATAAACTCTTTTTTTCTGCGGATAGCGATTCGGCCATTACGAAAGGAATGATAGCGCTTTTGTTGAGAGTCTTTTCGGGTAGAACGAGGGAGGAAATTCGATCTGCCTCCCTGGATTTTTTAAAAGAAATAGGTTTGGATAAGCATCTTTCGATGAGTCGCCGAAACGGACTGTATTCGATGGTAAATCGAATCAAGAATTTATAA
- a CDS encoding MmcQ/YjbR family DNA-binding protein gives MKSIEQLQEFCKSLKATTVDVKWESNLVFSVFNKMYCMYGLENGTISFKVPPEEWSEYVSTTGIIPAPYLAKNGWVRCNRLDLLKKQDLERSIRTSYRMVVERLPKKIQNQLFT, from the coding sequence ATGAAATCGATCGAGCAATTACAGGAATTTTGTAAGAGCCTAAAGGCTACGACCGTGGACGTAAAGTGGGAATCGAATTTGGTTTTTTCCGTTTTCAATAAAATGTACTGCATGTACGGTCTCGAAAACGGTACGATCTCCTTTAAAGTTCCGCCGGAGGAATGGAGCGAATACGTTTCGACGACAGGCATTATTCCCGCCCCGTATTTGGCAAAAAACGGATGGGTCAGATGTAATCGTCTTGATTTACTGAAGAAGCAGGATTTGGAAAGGTCGATTCGTACTTCGTACCGTATGGTCGTCGAGCGTTTGCCTAAAAAGATTCAAAATCAACTTTTTACCTGA